The Flavobacterium sp. 102 genomic interval GTGGAAGACCAATCACAACACCAACATCATTTACAGTGACAGAAACCAATCCGAACATCGTTTATAATTCGCCTAATAATTCCAGACTTAAAGATTATTTTCAGGTGAATTTTTCGGCTTCGAAAGATTGGAAATTGAGTTCCAAAGTTACATTACAAACCGCTGCTTCTATACTGAATTTATTGAACGCCAAAAACAGTTTGAATCGTTTTTACAGAGTCAACACAACCGATAATTCTGTAGAAAGCGTAGATACTTATTCACTTGAAATGACACCTAATTTTAATGTAAAACTTAGTTTTTAGCATAAAAAAAGGCTGGAAAAATCCAACCCTTTTCAATGCAAACTAACTACCAAAATTAAAATGTCGTTGTACTATTAGGTTGATACACAAAATTAAAAGTAAAATAACGACCAACCGAAGTCGCATCAGGATTTGCCGGAGCGTTTTGGTAATAGCTCAAGATTTCAAATTTTGCATATTTTCCGTCATGCGTTTTTACGACAAATACTTTTCCTGCGATTGGCGAAATAATATTATTGCTTGAATTGTAGTTGTACCATCCGTTTCCGCTTCCGGTTGGAATAGCGTAAGTAGCATTTCCGTCTTGAGCAAAAGTGGAAGTTGCAGGAATTGCCATAACAGCATCAAGCGTACTGGTCACCATACTTACTGCTCCAATACCTGTTCTTGTTGGCTCATCCGTAATTCCGATTTGAGTTCCGCCATTTACAATAATAGTGGTTCCTCTAAAAGCGATATCCCAATTGTCATTGGTCACCACAGCATTTTCCGAGAAACTGAATTTGGTAAACGCTCCGCCAACAGGTTGTCCTTGACCGCCGGTTTGTGGCGCATATAAATTAGAGAAAGTCTCTGTTTCCAATGCCGGAGTTGAGCTTGAATCATCATTGCTGCAAGAAGAAACGACTATAGCTAAGGCTACAATTGAAAGTTTTAAGAAATTTGTTTTCATAAAAAAAAGGTTTATATATTAAAAATTAAATTGAATTCGGGCAAAAAGTTGTCTTCCGGAAACATTGCTGATTTCCTGTGGATTGGTAAAATCGAATACATTATTGGCTCCGATTTGAAGTGAGTATTTTTCTTTGAAATGTTTGGAAACCGATAAATTGGTCATGAAATAGCCGTTGACAAAATCGTCGTATTTATCTAAGATTTGGTTACTATTGCTGTCGAAAATGCCGTATTTACTGCGATAAAAAATTCTCAGGTTAACATCGGTTTTGAGTTTAGTAAAAGTGTAATATGCTTTCAGATTAGCAGTATGTTTTGATCGATTGAACAATCCGAAATAATCCGATTTTTTGATTTGAAAAGATTGCAACGTTTCCGGATCGCGGGCAAAAACTTCTCCGTTTTCAATCGCTTCAATGACCGATTTGTCTTTGGCAATCAAGTATTGGTAACCTAAAGAAAGCTTGAACTCTTTGCTAAAATTATAAACTATATTATTTTCGATTCCATAAGTAAAAATCTCATTGATATTGAAATAACTGAATACGTTTTGACCGTTCGTTCTTTGCGCAACCACTCTCGTATCAATCAAATTGGAAATCGAATTGTAAAAAGCATTTATGTCAATGGTCAACTTGCCTTTATGAAAATATGTCCCGAAGTTGAAATTCACCGAACTTTCGGGTTTTAGCGGATTATTAAAATCGATTCCCGGACTTCTGAATAAAAGTTGACCTTGACTGTCTAATTCGTCTAAACGGTCTTCAGCGACATTATAACCTAAAACCGTATAACCAACACTAGAATTGGTAAAATCAAAGTACAATTGTCTAAAATCAGGCGCTTTAAATCCGTAACCGATTGAGGTTTTCAAAGAAATGGCTTTGTTAATTTTATAATTTAAGGCCAACTTTGGACTGAATTGCGATTGGTATTGCTTGTGATTATCGTATCGAAAACCGGCTAATATGTTCCATTTCTCGGTTGGATTGTAATCATATTGCAGAAATCCGTATTGTGAATTGAAAGTGACATTCGAACTGAAATAAGTTCGGTCTAAGGTTTCATAATTGATTCCAATTCCGGCCGTAGTCTTACTTTTTTCAGTAGAAAAAGTAATTCTGATTTCAGGTCGAAATAGCCATTGGTTATAATAACTTTCTTCGAATAGTTGGTTGCTTTGGTCATTTAAAAACGCTGCTGTTTTATAGTTTGTAGTGTAGATTTCGTATTCCGAGTTTATCTTGGCCTTCCATTTTTGTTCCAATTTTAATTGGGCATTCCATTCATTGATTTGGGCATCGCCATTATAATTTTCATCCGAAACCACAGCTTTATACTCTTGTTTTTGATGGTAAAACCGATTGCCTAAAACCAACTTTAATTTTTCTGAAAATTCGTAATATAATTTGGGTTGAACAGTCGTGCTATAATAAGGTTCAACCGTTTGAATCGTAGTAGATTTATCTAAATCATAACCATCAGTAGAAAAGTAATTCGTAAAAATGCTGCCCGAAAACTTTTTCTTTTTCCAAACAAAATCGGCATTTGCATCGTTAGTATTAAACGTCGCATATCGATAAGAAACATTTCCGGAGAGATTGTCTTTTTTTGGTTTTTTAGTAGTAATGTTAATCACGCCGGCTAAAGCTTCGGAACCATATAAAGAAGATGATGCACCTTTTACTATTTCAATTCGCTCAATATTACCAACACTGATTCTGGACAAATCCAAAGTTCCGGCACTTCTTCCAACTAACGGAACGCCATCAACCATAATTAAAGTATAAGCGGCGTCTAAACCTTGCACTTGAATACCTTCTACTCCACCAAAATCAGGAATCGTGATTAGTCCGGTTTGCTCTGCCAAAATTTCATTCAGTCTCGTAACTCCGGCTCTTAAAATTGCATCAGAGGTGATGATGGATGTTGGTAATGGTAAGGATGATAGTTTTCTTTCTGTTCTTGTGGCAGTAACAACAACTTCATTTAACTGATTGACTTTAACAGTATCGATTGTTTGCTTTTCCTGAGCAAAGACAAGACCTGAGCAAACTAAAAATCCAAAACAAAAACATCTATTTAGAAACATTCTTAATAATTTTTGACAAATATATATCTTATTTTTATTTATTCTAAATTAATTTAATATTTTTGCGACATCATTTCAAACCTAAATTTTAACAATATGAAAATCAATTCATTTCTATTTTCAACAGCATTTTTGCTAATCGGCTTTACCGGTAAAAGTCAGGAAACTAAAAAACAGCAAGACCAAAAAGCCATCAAATCGATGTGTGGTTGCTATGAAGTCCAATTCAATTTCACAGAAACTTTTAGTTATGCTAAAGACACTGCTAATTACAAACCATCAAAAACGAAACACGATAGCGGATTAGAATGGGTCGAATTAATAGAGAACCAAGAAAACAAAATCGTTTTGCAACATTTATTAATTGTTGGCGCAACAGAAAAAGACATCGTAAAACACTGGAGACAAGATTGGCTTTATGAAAACACTGAACTATACTCGTTCTTCAAAGACAAAACTTGGAAGTATAAAAAATTTGCTCCAAACGACGTCAAAGGCCAATGGACACAAAAAGTATATCAAGTTGATGACAGTCCGAGATATGAAGGAACCGCTAGTTGGGTTTTTGTAGATGGCAAAAGCTATTGGAACAATACCACCGATGCGCCATTACCAAGAAGAGAACACACTAAAAGAGACGATTATAACGTGTTGAAAAGAAGAAACATTCACGAAATTACCTCTTACGGTTGGTTACACGAACAAGACAACGACAAAATTGTCAGAGATGATAAAGGCAAAGATTTTCTTTTGGCACAAGAAAAAGGAGTTGACGTGTATACCAAAGTCGATGACAGCAAATGTAAAGCAGCGCAAGATTATTGGAAAAACAACCAATTGATATGGCAAAAAGTAAGAGCCAAATGGGATAAAGTTTTTGCCAATGACAAAGATGTAACGCTACAAAAATCTGTAAATAACAAACCGCTTTATTCCTTTTTATTTGATTTAAAACCGGAAGCAAGTCAAAAAGAAATTGACGCGATTATTGATTCTTTTATTGCAAAATAAATTTGACAGTACCAACAGTAAATAAAAAATCCAAACTTCTCAGTTTGGATTTTTTGCTTTTACATTCTTTCCGGAACTTCTATTCCCAATAGTTTGAAGGCTGATTTTATGGTTTCGCCCACTTTTTTAGAAAGTTGGACTCTGAAGGTTTTCTTAGTCAAATCTTCTTCGCCTAAAATTGACACTGATTGGTAGAACGAGTTGTATTCTTTCACCAATTCATAGGTATAATTGGCCACCAAAGCCGGACTGTGATTGTGAGCAGCGTTTTGAATTACTTCAGGAAAAAGTTCAATTTGCTTGATAAGTTCCTTTTCTTTTGAATGAAGCACCTCAACTGCGCTCGGTGAAACAATATCGAAATTCGCTTTGCGCAAAATCGATTGGATACGCGCATAAGTATATTGAATAAATGGACCTGTGTTGCCGGCGAAATCTACGGATTCTTCCGGGTTGAACAGAATTTGTTTTTTTGGATCTACTTTCAGAATATAATATTTCAAAGCGCCTAAACCAATCGTTCTGAAAAGTTTGGCTTTTTCTTCTGTTGAATAACCTTCTAATTTACCTAATTCCGTTGAAATTCTACCAGCGGTTTCGGTCATTTCCTCCATTAAATCATCAGCATCTACAACCGTTCCTTCACGAGATTTCATTTTTCCCGAAGGCAATTCGACCATACCGTATGACAAATGGAACAAACTTTCAGCCCAATCAAATCCGAGTTTTTTCAGAATTAAGAACAGTACTTTAAAGTGATAATCTTGTTCGTTTCCAACGGTATAAACCATTCCGCCGACATCCGGAAAATCTTTTACACGTTGGATAGCGGTTCCAATATCTTGCGTCATATAAACTGCGGTTCCATCTGAGCGCAACACAATTTTTCTGTCTAAACCATCTTCAGTTAAGTCAATCCAAACCGAACCATCCGGATCTTTTTCGAAAATGCCTTTTTCTAAACCAAATTGTACTACTTCTTTCCCTAACAAATAAGTATTGCTTTCATAATAATAACTATCGAAATCAACACCCAAATTTTTATACGTTAGGGCAAAACCGTCGTAAACCCATTGGTTCATTTTTTGCCACAATTCAATTACTTCGGGTTTTCCGGCTTCCCAATCTAAAAGCATTCTTTGGGCTTCTACAATGATTGGCGCTTGTTTTTTGGCTTCGTCCTCTGTTTTTCCTTGGGCAATTAAATCATTGATTTGCGCTTTGTATTCTTGGTCAAATTTGACATAGAAATTTCCAACCAACTTATCGCCTTTTAAACCGGCTGATTCCGGTGTTTGGCCTTCGCCGAATTTTTGCCAAGCCAACATTGATTTACAAATGTGAATTCCGCGATCATTGATGATTTGGGTTTTGTAGACTTTTTTGCCCGAAGCTTTGATAATTTCGGCCACTGAATACCCTAAAAGATTGTTACGAACGTGACCTAAATGCAGCGGCTTATTGGTATTTGGTGATGAATATTCTACCATTACCGCCTTTTCATTTGGCGAAGCCGAAACGAATCCGAAATTTTCATCAGCTA includes:
- a CDS encoding HmuY family protein, giving the protein MKTNFLKLSIVALAIVVSSCSNDDSSSTPALETETFSNLYAPQTGGQGQPVGGAFTKFSFSENAVVTNDNWDIAFRGTTIIVNGGTQIGITDEPTRTGIGAVSMVTSTLDAVMAIPATSTFAQDGNATYAIPTGSGNGWYNYNSSNNIISPIAGKVFVVKTHDGKYAKFEILSYYQNAPANPDATSVGRYFTFNFVYQPNSTTTF
- a CDS encoding TonB-dependent siderophore receptor: MFLNRCFCFGFLVCSGLVFAQEKQTIDTVKVNQLNEVVVTATRTERKLSSLPLPTSIITSDAILRAGVTRLNEILAEQTGLITIPDFGGVEGIQVQGLDAAYTLIMVDGVPLVGRSAGTLDLSRISVGNIERIEIVKGASSSLYGSEALAGVINITTKKPKKDNLSGNVSYRYATFNTNDANADFVWKKKKFSGSIFTNYFSTDGYDLDKSTTIQTVEPYYSTTVQPKLYYEFSEKLKLVLGNRFYHQKQEYKAVVSDENYNGDAQINEWNAQLKLEQKWKAKINSEYEIYTTNYKTAAFLNDQSNQLFEESYYNQWLFRPEIRITFSTEKSKTTAGIGINYETLDRTYFSSNVTFNSQYGFLQYDYNPTEKWNILAGFRYDNHKQYQSQFSPKLALNYKINKAISLKTSIGYGFKAPDFRQLYFDFTNSSVGYTVLGYNVAEDRLDELDSQGQLLFRSPGIDFNNPLKPESSVNFNFGTYFHKGKLTIDINAFYNSISNLIDTRVVAQRTNGQNVFSYFNINEIFTYGIENNIVYNFSKEFKLSLGYQYLIAKDKSVIEAIENGEVFARDPETLQSFQIKKSDYFGLFNRSKHTANLKAYYTFTKLKTDVNLRIFYRSKYGIFDSNSNQILDKYDDFVNGYFMTNLSVSKHFKEKYSLQIGANNVFDFTNPQEISNVSGRQLFARIQFNF
- a CDS encoding DUF6607 family protein, translating into MKINSFLFSTAFLLIGFTGKSQETKKQQDQKAIKSMCGCYEVQFNFTETFSYAKDTANYKPSKTKHDSGLEWVELIENQENKIVLQHLLIVGATEKDIVKHWRQDWLYENTELYSFFKDKTWKYKKFAPNDVKGQWTQKVYQVDDSPRYEGTASWVFVDGKSYWNNTTDAPLPRREHTKRDDYNVLKRRNIHEITSYGWLHEQDNDKIVRDDKGKDFLLAQEKGVDVYTKVDDSKCKAAQDYWKNNQLIWQKVRAKWDKVFANDKDVTLQKSVNNKPLYSFLFDLKPEASQKEIDAIIDSFIAK
- the argS gene encoding arginine--tRNA ligase, translated to MKLSQILTSHIQVAIQELFNITVERVEFQLTRKDFEGDITMVIFPLLKVIKGNPIEIGTKIGDYLVANVEDVVRFNVVSGFLNIVVSDDYYLNFFNNIIADENFGFVSASPNEKAVMVEYSSPNTNKPLHLGHVRNNLLGYSVAEIIKASGKKVYKTQIINDRGIHICKSMLAWQKFGEGQTPESAGLKGDKLVGNFYVKFDQEYKAQINDLIAQGKTEDEAKKQAPIIVEAQRMLLDWEAGKPEVIELWQKMNQWVYDGFALTYKNLGVDFDSYYYESNTYLLGKEVVQFGLEKGIFEKDPDGSVWIDLTEDGLDRKIVLRSDGTAVYMTQDIGTAIQRVKDFPDVGGMVYTVGNEQDYHFKVLFLILKKLGFDWAESLFHLSYGMVELPSGKMKSREGTVVDADDLMEEMTETAGRISTELGKLEGYSTEEKAKLFRTIGLGALKYYILKVDPKKQILFNPEESVDFAGNTGPFIQYTYARIQSILRKANFDIVSPSAVEVLHSKEKELIKQIELFPEVIQNAAHNHSPALVANYTYELVKEYNSFYQSVSILGEEDLTKKTFRVQLSKKVGETIKSAFKLLGIEVPERM